A single Tachypleus tridentatus isolate NWPU-2018 chromosome 9, ASM421037v1, whole genome shotgun sequence DNA region contains:
- the LOC143226442 gene encoding UPF0739 protein C1orf74 homolog encodes MGDREKSDLRIFSKRIRSHRFRIELDILSVIHGLRPAYLWDKCLASPEEIQNFVRAFSARFSTSKCKYRYNILDVLVLEESVFVINLQALVGHLGRLVNDSSFPFIDVSFNLENPELVSVGESLTMNVIRNVENELRKYWELQQRTESNREPSVIKLDCDNLWNLTALFGILLNFPVIYWYNLETQRKGDNCLGMTTLRVYRIICHIHFTESLIHHEILSFSVPKCVYSQIQEKICLWFFMLKNIVSSFCCACFKDIELISEEKVLPTVAL; translated from the coding sequence atggGCGATCGTGAGAAATCTGACCTACGTATATTTTCTAAACGTATACGTTCTCATAGGTTTCGTATTGAATTAGACATATTATCTGTTATACATGGTTTGAGACCCGCCTATTTGTGGGATAAATGCCTCGCTTCACctgaagaaatacaaaatttcGTCAGGGCGTTCAGTGCCCGTTTCAGTACTTCTAAGTGTAAATATAGATACAATATATTGGACGTTTTAGTATTGGAAGAATCAGTGTTTGTGATTAACTTACAAGCGTTAGTTGGCCATTTAGGACGTTTAGTAAATGATTCCAGTTTTCCATTTATCGATGTATCATTCAACCTAGAAAACCCTGAATTAGTTTCAGTTGGGGAAAGTCTTACGATGAATGTCATACGAAATGTTGAAAACGAACTGAGAAAGTATTGGGAGCTACAACAGCGAACTGAATCTAACCGTGAACCTTCAGTAATAAAGCTTGATTGTGATAATTTATGGAACTTGACAGcattatttggtattttattaaattttccagTGATTTACTGGTATAATTTAGAGACCCAAAGAAAAGGTGATAATTGCTTAGGAATGACTACCCTTAGAGTATATCGCATAATTTGCCACATACATTTCACGGAAAGTTTAATACATCATGAAATTTTGTCATTTAGTGTACCCAAATGTGTTTATTCACAAATTCAAGAAAAGATATGTTTGTGGTTTTTCATGcttaaaaatattgtatcaagTTTTTGCTGTGCATGTTTTAAAGATATTGAACTTATTAGTGAGGAAAAGGTTTTGCCCACTGTTGCCTTATAA